Proteins from a single region of Desulfatiglans anilini DSM 4660:
- a CDS encoding LysR family transcriptional regulator, translating into MRVNLNQLRAFFLATREKSITKAAEALYVSQPAVTMQIKALEEDLDMKLFTRYGKALELTETGRVLFGYAERIFEIVEEMEYVIKGRAELSQGSLVIGTTRSFARHLMPQILSRFQERHPGIKVYLKEASSTSIAEGVIAHEFNVGIIARIPFRSRLSVVPYSKEEFCLVAPTTHRFARMQTVQMSDLATEPIIIREEGSGSRYAILSFLDAYGIKPSVLLEAESLEFIKQYVIQGRGVTIMYKPDIRLETQLGLLKPINLAEGPIHVQTDMIFAKGIELNPATKAFLSLFEG; encoded by the coding sequence ATGCGCGTCAATCTGAACCAGCTCCGGGCCTTTTTCCTTGCCACCCGTGAAAAGAGCATCACCAAGGCGGCCGAGGCCCTTTACGTGAGCCAGCCGGCGGTGACGATGCAGATCAAGGCCCTCGAAGAAGACCTGGACATGAAGCTCTTCACCCGATACGGCAAGGCGCTCGAACTGACCGAGACCGGACGGGTCCTTTTCGGCTACGCCGAGCGCATCTTCGAGATCGTGGAGGAAATGGAGTATGTCATCAAGGGCCGCGCCGAACTCTCTCAGGGATCGCTCGTCATCGGCACGACCCGGAGTTTTGCCAGGCACCTCATGCCCCAGATCCTGTCCCGTTTCCAGGAACGGCATCCAGGCATCAAGGTCTACCTGAAGGAAGCCAGCTCCACCAGCATTGCGGAGGGCGTCATCGCGCACGAATTTAACGTCGGGATCATCGCCCGAATCCCGTTCCGGAGCAGGCTGAGCGTCGTGCCCTATTCCAAGGAGGAATTCTGCCTGGTGGCCCCCACCACTCATCGCTTCGCCAGGATGCAGACGGTGCAGATGAGCGACCTCGCCACGGAGCCCATCATCATCCGCGAGGAAGGTTCGGGCTCGCGCTACGCCATCCTTTCGTTCCTCGACGCCTACGGCATCAAACCGTCGGTGCTGCTCGAGGCGGAAAGCCTCGAGTTCATCAAACAGTATGTCATTCAGGGACGGGGGGTCACCATCATGTACAAGCCCGACATCCGCCTGGAAACCCAGTTGGGGCTCCTCAAGCCCATCAATCTGGCCGAGGGTCCCATCCACGTCCAGACGGACATGATCTTCGCCAAGGGAATCGAGCTCAATCCAGCCACCAAGGCCTTTCTCAGCTTGTTTGAGGGATGA
- a CDS encoding heterodisulfide reductase-related iron-sulfur binding cluster, with translation MTPQRMMFWQIDLVWLFYLLAALATALFLAGMAAHVLVWKKNAGSLKVPFSKEALERMVLDSFLGRRILHGEPAAGLMHLLIFWGFLSLFIGTTVLAVHHYIVAFLTGTTYLIFSVAMEIAGLMLLAGLLWALVRRYVQRVPRLERRLEDAIVPLWLLVVGLSGFLLEGLRLSYEQPAWGGWSFAGGWAGALFSASASEAAYPAVWWGHTLLSLSLIAVIPFTKLFHVLGAPAAVYFEGIKEPAALDIEEAGQFDLGDTVFFDACMRCGRCVAVCPSAGAKEPFAPRDFIQAMRRSLWQTHSSFGDVRFLSRAEKSDVDQNFWYCTTCRACLEVCPIYGASFEAVTRKRVLAVEEGTQVPKLLNQTLEKLAKYDNPWESSKGQRDAWAKDLNPPDLTKRGVEADLCYFVGCTTSFDDTARGIARSLTKILQTTGASFGILGKKEPCCGDIARRVGELGLFQEQQEKCLELFDRYGITEVVTSSPHCFHTFRNDYPDAPFRARHYTLLLREMLEQGQLRFREQPKTTVTYHDPCYLGRYNRIFDEPREVIRAIPGLSLVEMAHHREDSLCCGGGGGRMWQDLTGEVKMSEIRIREAEATGAKILVTACPLCRIMLEDARKAAGLNETLQVMDLNELVLQALEGVDAEAPGA, from the coding sequence ATGACACCGCAGCGGATGATGTTCTGGCAGATCGACCTGGTCTGGCTGTTTTACCTCCTGGCGGCCCTGGCAACGGCCCTTTTCCTGGCAGGGATGGCAGCCCATGTGCTCGTCTGGAAGAAGAACGCCGGGTCGCTGAAGGTCCCCTTCTCCAAAGAGGCGCTCGAGCGGATGGTCCTGGACAGCTTCCTGGGGCGGCGCATCCTGCATGGGGAGCCGGCCGCCGGCCTCATGCATCTCCTGATCTTCTGGGGCTTTCTCTCCCTTTTCATCGGCACCACGGTGCTCGCCGTGCATCATTACATCGTAGCCTTTCTGACGGGTACGACCTATCTGATTTTTTCGGTGGCGATGGAGATCGCGGGCCTCATGCTGCTGGCCGGGCTCCTCTGGGCGCTCGTCCGCCGCTATGTCCAGCGGGTTCCGCGGCTCGAACGGCGGCTGGAGGATGCCATCGTGCCCTTGTGGCTCCTGGTGGTGGGTCTTTCCGGATTTCTGCTGGAGGGGCTGCGCCTCTCCTACGAGCAGCCGGCCTGGGGGGGATGGTCCTTCGCGGGCGGGTGGGCCGGGGCGCTCTTTTCGGCTTCGGCCTCCGAAGCCGCCTATCCGGCGGTCTGGTGGGGCCATACGCTCCTGAGCCTCTCCCTCATCGCGGTGATCCCCTTCACGAAGCTCTTCCACGTCCTCGGCGCACCGGCGGCCGTCTACTTCGAAGGGATCAAGGAACCGGCCGCCCTGGATATCGAGGAGGCCGGCCAGTTCGATCTCGGGGACACGGTCTTCTTCGACGCCTGCATGCGCTGCGGCCGGTGCGTCGCGGTCTGCCCCTCCGCGGGCGCCAAGGAACCTTTCGCCCCCCGCGATTTCATCCAAGCCATGCGGCGCTCCCTGTGGCAGACCCACTCCTCCTTCGGGGATGTCCGCTTCCTGAGCCGCGCGGAGAAAAGCGATGTCGATCAGAACTTCTGGTACTGCACCACCTGCCGCGCCTGCCTGGAGGTCTGTCCGATCTACGGGGCCTCTTTCGAGGCGGTGACGAGAAAGCGGGTGCTCGCCGTGGAGGAGGGCACGCAGGTGCCGAAGCTCCTGAACCAGACCCTCGAGAAGCTGGCGAAGTACGACAACCCGTGGGAGTCTTCCAAGGGCCAGCGCGACGCCTGGGCGAAGGACCTCAACCCGCCTGATCTCACGAAAAGAGGGGTGGAGGCGGACCTGTGCTACTTCGTGGGGTGCACCACCTCCTTTGACGACACGGCCCGGGGGATCGCCCGTTCGTTGACGAAGATCCTCCAGACGACGGGGGCCTCCTTCGGCATTCTGGGCAAGAAGGAGCCATGCTGCGGGGACATCGCCCGGCGCGTGGGCGAGTTGGGACTTTTCCAGGAGCAGCAGGAAAAGTGCCTCGAACTCTTCGACCGCTACGGCATCACGGAGGTCGTAACCTCTTCGCCCCACTGTTTTCACACCTTCCGCAACGATTACCCCGACGCCCCCTTCAGGGCCCGGCACTATACCCTCCTGCTGCGCGAGATGCTGGAGCAGGGACAACTCCGGTTCCGGGAGCAGCCGAAGACGACGGTCACCTACCACGACCCCTGCTATCTGGGCCGATACAACCGCATCTTCGATGAACCGCGCGAGGTGATCCGGGCGATTCCCGGGCTCAGCCTGGTGGAGATGGCGCACCACCGCGAAGACAGTCTTTGCTGCGGCGGCGGCGGCGGACGGATGTGGCAGGATCTGACCGGGGAGGTCAAGATGAGCGAGATCCGGATCAGGGAGGCCGAGGCCACCGGGGCGAAGATCCTGGTGACGGCGTGTCCGCTGTGCCGGATCATGCTGGAAGATGCCCGCAAGGCGGCGGGGCTGAACGAGACGCTCCAGGTCATGGACCTGAACGAACTTGTGCTGCAGGCATTGGAAGGGGTCGATGCCGAAGCGCCCGGCGCCTGA
- a CDS encoding electron transfer flavoprotein subunit beta/FixA family protein, with protein MKEMRIIVCAKQIPDPEAPLSDVRVDAANKEVIVDAPQVISPFDENALEAALRITEDLGGTITVLSLGKKVSDTVLRKALAAGADELILLQDDAFDKLDSYSVAQALADAIRKIGDYDLILTGRQAGDWDSGQVGLLLGEILGIPSVSLAREISVEDGSVVVKKSTPEGYERVKAALPALVTVSNEVGELRYISRTRMLKMLKGAGSIPSWGAQDLGTAPDALKKMSIVELSSPPDMRRDCQFLEGATPDEVAGKLAAVFKSLQ; from the coding sequence ATGAAAGAGATGCGAATCATCGTCTGCGCGAAGCAAATACCCGATCCCGAAGCGCCCCTGTCGGATGTGCGGGTGGATGCGGCGAACAAGGAAGTGATCGTCGATGCGCCCCAGGTGATCAGCCCGTTCGACGAGAATGCGCTGGAGGCGGCCCTGCGGATCACGGAGGACCTGGGCGGGACCATCACCGTCCTGAGCCTCGGGAAGAAGGTGTCGGACACGGTGCTCCGGAAGGCCCTGGCGGCCGGCGCCGACGAACTGATCCTGCTCCAGGACGACGCCTTCGACAAGCTCGACAGTTATTCCGTGGCCCAGGCCCTGGCCGATGCGATCCGGAAGATCGGGGACTACGACCTGATCCTGACCGGTCGGCAGGCCGGGGATTGGGATTCGGGGCAGGTGGGCCTGCTGCTGGGGGAGATCCTGGGGATTCCGAGCGTCAGCCTCGCCCGTGAGATCAGCGTCGAAGACGGCAGCGTGGTGGTCAAGAAGAGCACGCCCGAGGGCTACGAACGGGTGAAGGCCGCCCTGCCGGCACTCGTCACCGTCAGCAACGAGGTGGGCGAGCTCCGGTACATCTCGAGGACGCGGATGCTGAAGATGCTCAAGGGCGCGGGTTCCATCCCGTCCTGGGGCGCTCAGGACCTGGGGACGGCCCCGGATGCCCTGAAGAAGATGTCCATTGTCGAACTGTCTTCTCCGCCGGATATGCGAAGAGACTGCCAGTTTCTGGAGGGGGCGACCCCGGATGAGGTGGCGGGCAAACTGGCGGCCGTCTTCAAATCTCTGCAATAA
- a CDS encoding SDR family NAD(P)-dependent oxidoreductase, whose amino-acid sequence MRLKDRVAVVTGGARGLGRAFALRLAQEGARIMVMNIVLRDKDREDMQETVRLIEELGGEARSFAGDVTSEADTKAMAEATVAAFGRIDILINNAAIYDGLVRKPFDEIDLGEWDRVMGVNVKGAFLAVRAVFPVMKAQQSGKIVNLCSETAFTGSHGFVHYVSSKGGILALTRALAIELGPYNICINAVAPGFTDTEASRSLADVTRYDTTKTPLKRLGTPEDITGAALFLASAESDFITGQTLVVDGGRYMH is encoded by the coding sequence ATGCGTTTGAAGGACAGGGTGGCTGTGGTGACCGGCGGGGCCCGGGGGTTGGGAAGGGCGTTTGCGCTGCGGCTGGCGCAGGAAGGCGCGCGGATCATGGTCATGAATATTGTGCTGAGAGACAAGGACCGCGAGGATATGCAGGAGACCGTCCGGTTGATCGAAGAGCTGGGCGGCGAGGCCCGGTCCTTTGCGGGGGACGTGACGAGCGAGGCGGACACGAAGGCCATGGCGGAGGCCACGGTCGCGGCGTTCGGGCGGATCGACATCCTGATCAACAACGCCGCGATCTACGACGGACTGGTGCGCAAGCCCTTTGACGAGATCGACCTCGGCGAGTGGGACCGCGTGATGGGGGTCAACGTCAAGGGGGCCTTCCTGGCCGTCCGGGCGGTTTTCCCCGTCATGAAGGCGCAACAATCCGGGAAGATTGTCAATCTCTGCTCCGAAACGGCCTTTACGGGGTCCCACGGGTTTGTCCACTACGTCTCGTCGAAGGGTGGTATACTGGCATTGACCCGCGCTCTGGCGATCGAGCTCGGGCCGTACAATATCTGCATCAACGCCGTCGCCCCTGGATTCACGGATACGGAGGCCAGCCGTTCCCTGGCGGATGTGACCCGCTACGACACCACCAAGACGCCGCTCAAACGGTTGGGCACGCCCGAGGATATCACCGGGGCAGCCCTCTTCCTGGCTTCCGCGGAGAGTGATTTCATCACCGGCCAGACATTGGTCGTGGATGGGGGCCGCTATATGCACTGA
- a CDS encoding phytoene desaturase family protein — MADKSYDAVVIGGGHHGTTIAPYLAKAGLKVGVFERLDHLGGGAVSFDDSPAPGFRGNFCAHFTRYYGHPAYKEFNLRAEGLEYVFPDTNEAIIFDDGTSYVSYAAFPVVNPETGETKFSEENFKKTYEQIKRFSKADAEAYLDVTAKYRDYVRPAFHRQRYSVPTPWGVPDPVEELMSNPKSGLDPSMQFMTAKEVAHYFFESPELRILTLRGFLTSCGIYPDDVPGLAFLYATLHLVLGWETAAIAKGGTQSITDALVSAGKKMGVEYHINSEVAKVLIEDGKAKGIKLLDGTEIEAKQMVVSDNASPQLFLRLIGEDKLNTYQKRKVDTYFFDRAQLFWGPVGVHELPQYKAAKDNPDVNITPRTYWAPKDLGFMEDKYMHEIFLLGMPSKIFCLTAPDSIWDPTRAPEGKHSIHVEEFTAPARLFSRKEWRQLHDEFMDAMIEQWQKYAPNMTKDNFIGERVATPIDIQDTHLDMREGGWCEGNQGGSQSGRFRGLPGGYKTFVKNLYMCSSGVPGGAGIGRGSSYACYNVIADEHGLRKPTY, encoded by the coding sequence ATGGCGGATAAATCTTACGATGCAGTGGTTATTGGCGGTGGACATCACGGGACGACCATTGCCCCCTATCTGGCCAAGGCCGGTCTGAAGGTCGGGGTTTTCGAGCGGCTGGACCACCTCGGCGGCGGCGCGGTGTCGTTCGACGACTCCCCGGCGCCCGGGTTCCGCGGGAACTTCTGTGCGCATTTCACGCGCTACTACGGCCATCCCGCCTACAAGGAATTCAACCTCCGGGCGGAGGGGCTGGAGTACGTCTTTCCGGATACCAACGAGGCCATCATCTTCGATGACGGCACTTCCTATGTCAGCTACGCCGCGTTCCCGGTCGTGAACCCGGAAACCGGCGAGACGAAGTTCAGCGAAGAAAACTTCAAGAAGACCTATGAGCAGATCAAGCGGTTTTCCAAGGCGGACGCGGAGGCCTATCTGGATGTCACGGCGAAGTACCGGGATTACGTCCGTCCGGCCTTCCATCGGCAGCGCTACTCCGTGCCGACCCCCTGGGGAGTGCCGGACCCGGTGGAGGAGCTGATGTCCAACCCGAAGAGCGGGCTCGACCCCTCCATGCAGTTCATGACGGCGAAAGAGGTCGCCCACTACTTCTTCGAGAGCCCTGAGCTGCGGATCCTCACCCTGCGGGGCTTCCTGACCTCCTGCGGCATCTATCCGGACGACGTGCCGGGTCTGGCCTTCCTCTACGCCACGCTGCACCTCGTGCTCGGCTGGGAGACGGCGGCCATCGCCAAGGGCGGCACCCAGTCCATCACCGATGCGCTGGTTTCGGCCGGCAAGAAGATGGGGGTCGAGTACCACATCAATTCCGAGGTGGCCAAGGTCCTCATCGAGGATGGCAAGGCCAAGGGGATCAAGCTCTTGGACGGGACGGAGATCGAGGCCAAGCAGATGGTGGTCTCGGACAATGCCAGCCCGCAGCTCTTCCTGCGCCTCATCGGCGAGGACAAACTCAACACGTATCAGAAGCGCAAGGTCGACACCTACTTCTTCGACCGCGCCCAGCTGTTCTGGGGACCCGTGGGGGTGCACGAACTGCCGCAGTACAAGGCCGCGAAGGACAACCCGGATGTGAACATCACGCCGCGGACCTACTGGGCCCCGAAGGACCTCGGGTTTATGGAAGACAAGTACATGCACGAGATTTTCCTCCTGGGTATGCCGTCCAAGATCTTCTGCCTGACGGCGCCGGACAGCATCTGGGACCCGACGCGCGCGCCGGAGGGAAAGCACAGCATCCACGTGGAGGAGTTCACCGCCCCCGCCCGCCTCTTCTCGCGGAAGGAATGGCGCCAGCTCCACGACGAGTTCATGGATGCGATGATCGAACAATGGCAGAAATACGCCCCCAATATGACCAAGGACAACTTCATCGGGGAGCGCGTGGCTACGCCGATCGACATCCAGGACACGCACCTCGATATGCGTGAGGGCGGCTGGTGCGAAGGCAACCAGGGCGGCAGCCAGAGCGGGCGCTTCAGGGGTCTGCCGGGCGGTTACAAGACGTTCGTGAAGAACCTGTACATGTGCTCCTCGGGCGTTCCCGGGGGCGCAGGGATCGGGCGCGGTTCGAGTTACGCCTGCTACAACGTGATCGCGGATGAGCACGGGCTCCGCAAGCCGACTTACTGA
- a CDS encoding electron transfer flavoprotein subunit alpha/FixB family protein: protein MDDVLILGDMKEGSLDTRTLELVGVGRRLAKERGGDLCVLILGDAPGGGAAEAASYGPAKVYSVAHPLLKGFQPEFWLKALEQVCAQVKPGVFLMSHSYKGMELGPRLACRLGARLTTDCIDLAVDPQDGLLLRTKPVSGGNAISVFKCPGEPQMATVRGKVFEPAAAGEAKGEIVEIAVELDASMARVASLEVVKEEVVALDKADVVVAGGAGLGEEDGFEALEDLRKALSKSFGNVMIGCSRVAVDKGWISSDHQVGLTGTMISPDIYVAVGISGAIQHLVGMVHSKKIIAINTDAGCNMFKVADYGVVEDFEKIIPALVEKLEEL from the coding sequence ATGGATGATGTCCTGATTCTGGGAGACATGAAAGAGGGTTCACTGGACACACGGACCCTGGAACTGGTGGGGGTCGGCCGGCGGCTGGCCAAGGAACGGGGCGGCGATCTCTGCGTCCTCATCCTGGGGGATGCGCCTGGGGGCGGCGCTGCTGAAGCGGCCTCCTACGGCCCGGCGAAGGTGTACAGCGTGGCGCACCCGCTGCTGAAAGGCTTCCAGCCGGAGTTCTGGCTGAAGGCCCTGGAGCAGGTCTGCGCACAGGTCAAGCCCGGGGTCTTTCTGATGAGCCACTCCTACAAGGGGATGGAGCTCGGGCCGCGGCTCGCCTGCCGCCTGGGAGCGCGGCTGACGACGGACTGCATCGACCTGGCCGTCGACCCGCAGGACGGGCTGCTGTTGCGGACCAAGCCGGTCTCGGGCGGAAATGCCATATCGGTCTTCAAGTGCCCCGGCGAGCCGCAGATGGCGACGGTGCGGGGAAAGGTGTTCGAACCGGCCGCGGCGGGCGAGGCCAAAGGCGAGATCGTCGAGATCGCGGTGGAGCTCGACGCCTCCATGGCCAGGGTCGCCTCCCTCGAGGTGGTCAAGGAGGAGGTCGTCGCCCTCGACAAGGCGGACGTGGTCGTGGCCGGGGGCGCGGGCCTGGGCGAAGAGGACGGGTTCGAGGCCCTCGAGGATCTGCGCAAGGCCCTGAGCAAGTCCTTCGGCAACGTGATGATCGGGTGCAGCCGGGTGGCGGTGGACAAGGGGTGGATCTCCTCGGATCACCAGGTGGGTCTGACCGGGACGATGATCTCTCCGGACATCTACGTGGCGGTGGGCATCTCGGGGGCGATCCAGCACCTGGTCGGCATGGTGCACTCGAAGAAGATCATCGCGATCAACACGGATGCCGGCTGCAACATGTTCAAGGTGGCCGACTACGGCGTGGTCGAGGATTTCGAAAAGATCATTCCTGCGCTGGTCGAGAAATTGGAGGAACTGTGA
- a CDS encoding (Fe-S)-binding protein, whose translation MEIVEPLEEAIDMIQEAGGEAFKLCFQCGLCSASCPWNLVRTFLPHRMICESRFGLVDLEYEAWWRCTTCNLCVSRCPRGVAITDVLGAVRKILLDFEYRMAPASLRSAMGGLGGEGNPWGGKREDRSKWAEGTGVEMFKAEHEAVYAPCCAPAYDTRLWGVARATSRLLQQAGVSFGILGNRESCCGESVRKAGNHELFETLAEKNIALFHESGVKTIIATSPHCFTTFKQDYPKLGGEVQVLHVTEVLARLISEGRIRFGGELRKKAVYHDPCYLGRHNGIYDAPRAVLAAIPGLEWTDELNSRENSLCCGGGGGRIWMETPKGERFSDILVAQAIEQGADVLVTACPYCILNFKDSVVTGGLEDRLEVMDISEIVAMAL comes from the coding sequence ATGGAGATCGTCGAACCTCTGGAAGAAGCCATCGATATGATCCAGGAGGCCGGGGGCGAGGCCTTCAAACTGTGTTTTCAATGCGGTTTGTGTTCGGCGAGCTGTCCCTGGAACCTGGTGCGGACCTTCCTGCCGCACCGGATGATCTGCGAATCGCGCTTTGGGCTGGTCGACCTCGAATACGAGGCGTGGTGGCGGTGCACGACTTGCAACCTGTGTGTGAGCCGTTGCCCGCGGGGTGTGGCGATCACCGATGTCCTCGGCGCGGTGCGGAAAATCCTGCTCGATTTCGAATACCGCATGGCGCCGGCCAGCCTCCGGAGCGCCATGGGGGGCCTCGGCGGCGAGGGGAATCCTTGGGGCGGGAAGCGCGAAGACCGGTCCAAGTGGGCGGAGGGCACCGGGGTCGAGATGTTCAAGGCGGAGCACGAGGCCGTGTATGCGCCCTGCTGCGCACCGGCCTACGACACCCGCCTGTGGGGGGTGGCCAGGGCGACGAGCCGGCTCCTGCAGCAGGCCGGGGTGTCGTTCGGCATCCTCGGGAACCGGGAGAGCTGCTGCGGCGAAAGCGTGCGCAAGGCCGGAAACCATGAGCTTTTCGAAACCCTTGCGGAGAAGAACATCGCGCTCTTCCACGAGTCGGGCGTGAAGACCATCATCGCGACATCGCCCCATTGCTTCACGACCTTCAAACAGGACTATCCCAAGCTTGGCGGGGAGGTGCAGGTCCTGCACGTGACCGAGGTCCTCGCACGGCTGATTTCGGAGGGCCGGATCCGCTTCGGAGGCGAGCTGCGTAAAAAGGCCGTTTACCATGACCCCTGCTACCTCGGGAGGCACAACGGGATCTACGATGCGCCGCGGGCGGTCCTTGCGGCCATCCCCGGACTCGAGTGGACGGATGAGCTGAACAGCCGCGAGAACAGCCTCTGCTGCGGGGGCGGCGGTGGACGAATCTGGATGGAGACCCCGAAAGGGGAGCGTTTTTCCGATATCCTGGTGGCCCAGGCGATCGAACAGGGGGCCGATGTCCTTGTGACGGCCTGCCCTTACTGCATCCTCAATTTCAAGGACAGCGTCGTGACGGGCGGGTTGGAAGACCGGCTCGAAGTCATGGATATCTCGGAGATCGTCGCCATGGCCCTGTAG